The following proteins are co-located in the Gloeocapsa sp. PCC 7428 genome:
- a CDS encoding ABC transporter ATP-binding protein, whose product MQSLNRVLGSLKHYWLIATGALISLLLLTAANAITPQLFRWGIDQGIASFDYQVIFEVAGAMVLVAIGRGLFNFGQTFWAEKVSQGVAYDLRNKIFRKIQNLSFSYHDQAQTSQLLTRITSDVEQIRTFVGTSLIQVVGAVVTLITIATILIVMNWQLALITLGLVPIAAMILARFLIKNQKLFGQVQERLGDLNAVLQENIFGVRVVKAFVREPIEMARYTKLNDDLVKVNMKTIAAIRNTFPWIFLLSNLITVVVVGVGGIQVIGGTFSIGELVAFNSYLLFILQPILLIGFAAPAIAQAAASAERVYEVVDAEIEIRDRPHAVPFERCGGRITFENVHFRYPGATTEALKGISFETKPQELIAILGMTGSGKSTIMNLIPRFYDVTAGAVRIDGRDVRDFQLESLRSHIGIVFQETTLFSGTIRDNIAYAEPNAPLEKVIDVAKTAQIHDFIASLPDGYDTIVGERGVGLSGGQKQRIAIARTLLTNYRILILDDSTSAVDAKTAADIQEALDDLMRRKTCTSFVIAQRISTVRNADRILLMDKGHLVAQGTHEDLMRTSILYGSILESQMKQPTTA is encoded by the coding sequence ATGCAATCTCTCAACCGCGTCCTCGGAAGTCTCAAACATTACTGGCTGATTGCGACTGGAGCATTAATTAGCTTATTACTGCTAACAGCAGCGAATGCTATTACTCCGCAACTATTTCGCTGGGGTATTGACCAAGGTATTGCCAGCTTCGACTATCAAGTCATTTTTGAAGTTGCTGGCGCGATGGTTTTGGTCGCGATCGGGCGCGGCTTATTTAATTTTGGACAAACTTTTTGGGCAGAAAAGGTTTCCCAAGGCGTCGCCTACGATTTGCGCAACAAAATTTTTAGAAAAATCCAAAATCTCAGTTTTAGTTATCACGATCAAGCACAAACCTCGCAGTTACTGACGCGGATTACCAGCGATGTCGAACAAATTCGGACTTTTGTCGGGACAAGTTTGATTCAAGTGGTTGGTGCTGTCGTCACGTTAATAACCATCGCAACGATTCTGATTGTGATGAACTGGCAATTAGCATTAATTACGTTGGGTTTAGTTCCCATCGCCGCGATGATCTTGGCACGATTTCTCATTAAAAATCAAAAGCTGTTTGGTCAAGTACAAGAACGACTTGGAGATCTCAACGCAGTTTTGCAAGAGAATATTTTTGGAGTTCGCGTTGTCAAAGCTTTTGTGCGCGAACCGATAGAAATGGCACGGTATACCAAGCTAAACGATGACTTGGTGAAAGTTAATATGAAGACGATCGCCGCGATTCGCAATACGTTTCCGTGGATTTTTCTACTCAGTAACCTAATCACCGTCGTTGTTGTTGGTGTCGGTGGAATTCAGGTGATTGGCGGGACATTTTCGATTGGTGAATTAGTCGCGTTTAACTCTTATCTATTGTTTATCCTGCAACCAATTTTGCTCATCGGTTTCGCCGCCCCTGCGATCGCCCAAGCTGCTGCTTCTGCTGAACGTGTCTATGAAGTTGTCGATGCGGAAATTGAAATTCGCGATCGCCCTCATGCTGTACCGTTTGAAAGATGTGGGGGTCGTATCACCTTTGAAAATGTCCATTTCCGCTATCCAGGAGCGACGACAGAGGCTCTCAAAGGCATTTCGTTTGAAACTAAACCTCAAGAATTAATCGCCATCCTCGGCATGACAGGTTCGGGTAAAAGTACGATTATGAACCTCATCCCTCGCTTCTACGATGTCACTGCCGGCGCAGTCCGAATTGATGGGCGTGACGTGCGCGATTTTCAGTTAGAAAGCTTGCGATCGCACATTGGTATTGTCTTTCAAGAAACAACGCTCTTTTCTGGTACAATTCGCGATAATATCGCCTACGCAGAACCAAATGCCCCCTTAGAAAAAGTCATCGACGTTGCTAAAACGGCTCAAATCCATGACTTTATCGCGAGTTTACCCGACGGCTACGATACAATTGTCGGCGAACGCGGTGTAGGGTTATCAGGAGGACAAAAACAAAGAATTGCGATCGCGCGGACTCTCCTCACCAACTACCGCATTTTAATTCTGGATGACAGTACCTCAGCAGTTGATGCCAAAACAGCGGCTGATATTCAAGAAGCTTTAGATGACTTAATGCGCCGCAAAACTTGCACATCTTTTGTCATTGCCCAAAGGATCAGCACTGTCCGCAACGCCGATCGCATCTTACTCATGGACAAAGGACACTTAGTCGCCCAAGGAACGCATGAGGATTTGATGCGCACCAGTATACTTTATGGTTCAATTCTAGAATCGCAAATGAAACAACCAACAACAGCCTAA
- a CDS encoding pentapeptide repeat-containing protein yields the protein MSANERYYRVLGLEPGATLEEVNQAYKDLAFIWHPDRIPKDNPRLQQKANEFLKEINTARDRLRSHLQQKTVTTPPPASPPPSYRPPRPQSSDTRYWGADFKRANLKEKDLSGRDFRNANFTGANLSDAFMHKVNLSGANLFQANLFRANLLQANLSHANLREANLVGADLSGSDLSGADLRGARIGVGDRILVKLTGARLTGTIMPDGTVHQ from the coding sequence ATGAGTGCCAACGAGCGATACTACAGAGTTTTGGGACTAGAACCAGGTGCAACACTTGAAGAAGTGAACCAAGCTTATAAAGATTTGGCATTTATTTGGCATCCGGATCGGATTCCTAAAGATAATCCGCGACTGCAACAAAAAGCAAACGAGTTTCTCAAAGAAATTAATACAGCGCGCGATCGCCTGCGATCGCATCTTCAACAAAAAACCGTCACTACTCCACCGCCAGCCTCACCACCACCGTCATATCGTCCCCCTCGCCCGCAATCAAGTGATACTCGCTATTGGGGTGCAGATTTTAAACGCGCCAACTTGAAAGAAAAAGATCTTTCGGGTCGAGATTTTCGCAATGCTAATTTTACTGGTGCAAATCTCAGCGATGCTTTTATGCATAAAGTTAATCTCAGTGGCGCAAATTTATTTCAAGCAAATTTGTTTCGCGCGAATCTCTTGCAGGCTAACCTTAGTCATGCGAATCTTCGCGAAGCCAATTTAGTGGGTGCTGACTTGAGTGGTTCTGATTTGAGTGGTGCTGATTTACGGGGGGCGCGGATTGGCGTTGGCGATCGCATTTTAGTAAAACTTACTGGTGCGCGCTTAACAGGAACGATTATGCCTGATGGCACAGTTCATCAGTAG
- a CDS encoding peptidylprolyl isomerase, producing the protein MESTSFLIVDDQPITLSQALKYLQTSGKLQPFILEILRQRILETELNTRKDLEINPGVIEQAIIDFRLQQQLTDPNIFQEWLINNGLDYPTFHQQVVFNFKLEKLRNIITEPRVQEYFIEQKIFLDRVVLSRIVVKEQELAEELKSQILEGARFEQLAQEYSVTDDRIVNGMMGPISRGQLPDALRALIELVNPGEVVGPIEIDEWYCLFRVEQFIPAALEGTVKQELENQLFEQWLGEKMQKLNIKLQVDS; encoded by the coding sequence ATGGAATCCACATCATTTTTGATAGTTGACGATCAACCAATCACTCTTTCTCAAGCACTTAAATATCTTCAAACATCTGGCAAGCTTCAACCTTTTATTTTAGAAATTCTCCGCCAACGAATACTAGAAACAGAACTAAACACACGCAAAGACCTTGAAATTAATCCTGGAGTCATTGAGCAAGCTATAATTGATTTTCGGTTGCAACAGCAACTCACTGACCCAAATATCTTTCAAGAGTGGTTGATAAACAATGGCTTAGACTATCCAACTTTTCACCAACAAGTGGTTTTCAACTTCAAACTAGAAAAATTGAGAAATATTATCACCGAACCACGAGTGCAAGAGTATTTTATTGAGCAAAAGATTTTTCTAGACCGCGTAGTCTTGTCTCGAATCGTGGTGAAGGAACAAGAATTAGCCGAAGAACTCAAAAGCCAAATTTTAGAAGGAGCTAGATTTGAGCAACTTGCTCAAGAGTACTCGGTGACTGACGATCGCATTGTCAATGGGATGATGGGACCAATTAGTCGGGGTCAATTACCTGACGCGCTGCGGGCTTTAATTGAGTTAGTCAATCCTGGTGAAGTTGTAGGACCCATTGAAATTGATGAATGGTATTGTCTATTTCGAGTCGAGCAATTCATTCCTGCTGCCTTGGAAGGGACAGTTAAGCAAGAATTAGAAAATCAGCTTTTTGAACAATGGCTTGGTGAAAAAATGCAGAAGCTGAATATTAAGCTGCAAGTTGATTCATAA
- a CDS encoding peptidase domain-containing ABC transporter — MITTDEIKNLMWDKVPLSCLSSEEQVQFQHQAETRSYILGEIIWSTDGEERIKGSGSQILILAGKVRLVPEHGESVILQQGDWLGDLLELSGAWKARASSREVIVLHWKADFWTTVASSQVQQFWTAVRSRYQPQQEPQAEPILGYPFVSSLNTAAACLTMVTQHLQHPAQLEWVQRQTRGQSPKYIVEAAEKVGLQLQKIQVSWSDLRQLSFPALLHWQQESWVVVYGVKGDRLIIANPLNPSQTCESIPRSIVEAAWDGQLWQIELIQKRDKFNLSWFLPAVWRYRKLLGEVLLASFTLQLFGLATPVITQVIIDKVLVQESLSTLDVMAIALLAIALFEAILGILRIFIFTHTARRLDLSLSAQVFRHLMRLPLAYFESRRVGDTAARVQELQNIREFLTGTTLTVILDSLFVVMYLALMFYYSVPLTWVALAVIPLFALLILVSTPILRNWLDEAFNQSADSQSFLVETITGIHSVKAHGAERTSRERWEGLFARYIRTNFKASTASKITSNIGTFLTSLSYLLILWFGAKLAIEQQLTVGQLVAFQMLSARVTGPLLRLVQLWQNLQQVFLSVDRLGDVLNVAPEAEPGSGLILPALQGQVTFDQVFFRYRPNQEPILRGISFNVQPGMFVGIVGRSGSGKSTLSKLLQRLYLPESGRILIDGFDIKSADIASLRQQISVVLQEDFLFNGSILENITLGNPDITAEEVVKAARMAAAHDFVSELSQGYETSIGERGTGLSGGQRQRIALARMFLSQAPILILDEATTALDSETEQQVLQNIQGIAKNRTVFMIAHRFEPLKKADLILVLEKGVLMEQGTHTELMQKKGLYWSLYQRQQNN; from the coding sequence ATGATTACGACAGATGAAATTAAAAACTTGATGTGGGATAAAGTGCCCTTGTCGTGTTTAAGTTCTGAAGAACAAGTTCAATTCCAACATCAAGCGGAAACGCGTAGCTATATTCTCGGTGAAATTATTTGGTCTACCGACGGCGAAGAGCGAATCAAAGGTTCTGGTAGTCAAATTTTGATTCTGGCTGGCAAAGTGCGCCTAGTTCCAGAACACGGAGAATCGGTAATTTTGCAACAAGGAGATTGGCTAGGCGATCTGTTAGAACTTTCAGGAGCGTGGAAAGCTAGAGCATCAAGTCGAGAAGTTATTGTTTTACATTGGAAGGCAGACTTTTGGACAACTGTTGCATCTTCACAGGTACAGCAGTTTTGGACAGCAGTGCGATCGCGCTATCAACCCCAACAAGAGCCGCAAGCAGAGCCGATACTCGGTTATCCATTTGTTTCAAGTTTAAATACAGCGGCGGCGTGCTTAACAATGGTGACGCAACACTTGCAACACCCAGCGCAGCTAGAGTGGGTACAACGGCAAACACGCGGACAAAGCCCTAAATATATTGTTGAAGCGGCAGAAAAAGTTGGATTGCAATTACAAAAAATCCAAGTCAGTTGGAGTGACTTACGCCAGCTATCGTTTCCAGCTTTACTGCATTGGCAACAAGAGTCATGGGTTGTTGTGTACGGTGTTAAAGGCGATCGCTTGATAATTGCCAATCCGCTGAATCCGAGTCAAACCTGTGAAAGTATACCGCGAAGTATCGTAGAAGCGGCGTGGGATGGGCAGCTTTGGCAAATTGAACTGATTCAAAAACGCGATAAGTTCAACCTCAGTTGGTTTTTGCCAGCGGTATGGCGCTATCGTAAGTTATTAGGAGAAGTTCTCTTAGCTTCGTTTACGTTACAACTATTTGGCTTAGCGACACCAGTGATCACGCAGGTGATCATCGATAAAGTTCTGGTGCAAGAAAGTTTGTCTACCTTAGATGTGATGGCGATCGCGCTGTTAGCGATCGCGCTATTTGAGGCAATTCTCGGTATTTTGAGGATATTCATTTTTACGCACACCGCCCGCCGACTCGATTTAAGCTTATCAGCGCAAGTCTTTCGTCATTTGATGCGCTTACCACTAGCTTATTTTGAGTCTCGACGCGTTGGAGATACAGCCGCACGAGTTCAAGAATTACAAAATATCCGCGAGTTTCTCACGGGTACGACTTTAACTGTGATCCTCGATAGCTTGTTTGTGGTGATGTATCTGGCACTGATGTTTTATTACAGTGTCCCACTTACCTGGGTAGCGCTTGCCGTGATTCCGTTATTTGCACTGTTGATTCTGGTATCGACTCCGATTCTGCGTAACTGGCTCGATGAAGCCTTTAACCAAAGTGCCGATAGCCAATCATTTTTAGTCGAAACGATTACAGGAATTCATTCGGTAAAAGCGCACGGTGCAGAACGCACTTCGCGCGAACGTTGGGAAGGACTTTTTGCACGCTATATCCGCACCAACTTTAAAGCCTCGACAGCTTCTAAAATTACGAGTAATATCGGCACCTTTCTCACAAGCTTATCGTATCTGCTCATTCTCTGGTTTGGCGCAAAATTAGCGATCGAGCAGCAATTAACAGTTGGTCAATTGGTAGCGTTTCAGATGCTGTCTGCTAGAGTCACAGGACCGCTATTACGCTTGGTACAGCTGTGGCAAAACTTACAGCAAGTTTTTCTTTCAGTGGATCGTCTCGGAGATGTTTTGAATGTTGCACCAGAAGCTGAACCAGGTTCGGGTTTGATTTTACCGGCGCTGCAAGGGCAAGTAACTTTCGACCAAGTGTTTTTCCGTTATCGCCCTAATCAAGAGCCAATTTTGCGTGGGATCTCGTTTAATGTCCAACCAGGAATGTTTGTTGGTATTGTCGGGCGTAGCGGTTCGGGTAAAAGTACGCTTTCTAAACTGTTACAGCGACTTTATTTACCAGAGTCTGGTCGTATTTTAATCGACGGCTTTGATATTAAAAGTGCTGATATTGCGTCCTTACGGCAACAAATCAGTGTCGTTCTTCAAGAAGACTTCTTATTTAATGGCTCGATTCTGGAGAATATTACTTTAGGTAATCCTGATATTACTGCGGAGGAGGTCGTAAAAGCAGCACGGATGGCAGCTGCACACGATTTCGTCAGCGAATTATCGCAAGGATACGAAACTTCTATTGGCGAACGCGGTACGGGATTATCAGGAGGTCAACGCCAACGAATTGCGCTAGCACGAATGTTTTTATCGCAAGCTCCGATTCTCATTTTAGATGAAGCAACAACTGCTTTAGACAGCGAAACCGAACAACAAGTTTTACAAAACATCCAAGGTATTGCCAAAAACCGCACTGTCTTTATGATTGCTCATCGTTTTGAACCACTCAAAAAAGCAGATTTAATATTGGTTCTAGAAAAAGGTGTATTAATGGAACAAGGAACGCACACCGAGTTAATGCAGAAGAAAGGATTGTACTGGTCGCTATACCAACGACAGCAAAATAACTAG
- the crtD gene encoding C-3',4' desaturase CrtD has protein sequence MPSRQKGNSTSRIVVVGAGIGGLTAGALLAHRGYQVLVVDQALVPGGCASTFKRKGFTFDVGATQVAGLEPGGIHHRIFSELEIDLPHATPCDPACAVYLPGETQPINVWRDAEKWQTERQRQFPGSEPFWQLIATLFKASWAFQGRDPVLPPRNMWDLWQLATAVRPGTLVTLPFTLMTVGDALRAYGLGNDDRLRTFLDLQLKLYSQVDAEETALLYAATALSVSQLPRGLYHLEGSMQVLSDRLVSALERDGGKLLMRHTVEQIQVENNKATGVVIRDQKTGETWTEPADHVVTNVTVQNLVQLLGENAPSGYKKRVDKLPQASGAFVVYLGVEESAIPAGCPPHLQFMYNADGPIGDNNSLFVSVSRPGDGRAPEGKRTIIASSFVDPLPWWRCHDYAAMKAKYTQEAISKLGQFFHLTPETIIHVEAATPRTFARYTARDQGIVGGIGQRIPTFGPFGFANRTPIAHLWLVGDSTHPGEGTAGVSYSALTVVRQIERS, from the coding sequence ATGCCAAGCCGTCAAAAAGGCAATAGCACATCTCGGATCGTTGTTGTTGGTGCTGGAATTGGTGGACTCACCGCAGGTGCATTATTAGCGCATCGTGGCTATCAAGTTTTAGTGGTCGATCAGGCGTTAGTTCCAGGAGGCTGTGCTTCTACATTCAAGCGCAAAGGATTCACCTTTGATGTAGGTGCAACGCAAGTAGCGGGACTCGAACCTGGGGGAATTCATCATCGCATCTTTAGTGAACTTGAAATTGATTTACCACACGCAACTCCTTGCGATCCGGCGTGTGCAGTCTATCTCCCTGGAGAAACACAGCCGATTAACGTATGGCGCGATGCCGAAAAGTGGCAAACCGAACGTCAACGGCAATTTCCTGGTAGCGAACCATTTTGGCAGTTAATCGCAACTTTATTTAAAGCAAGCTGGGCATTTCAGGGACGCGATCCGGTATTACCACCGCGCAATATGTGGGATTTGTGGCAACTTGCAACGGCGGTACGCCCTGGAACTTTAGTGACTTTACCGTTTACATTGATGACGGTAGGTGATGCGCTACGGGCGTATGGCTTAGGAAACGACGATCGCTTGAGAACATTTTTAGACTTGCAACTCAAGCTTTATTCGCAGGTAGATGCAGAAGAAACCGCGTTACTTTACGCGGCGACGGCGTTGAGCGTATCGCAGTTACCACGGGGATTGTATCATCTAGAAGGTAGTATGCAGGTGTTGAGCGATCGCCTCGTATCTGCCTTAGAAAGAGATGGCGGCAAACTCCTGATGCGCCATACAGTAGAACAGATCCAAGTAGAAAATAATAAAGCAACTGGTGTCGTTATCCGCGATCAAAAAACGGGTGAAACTTGGACAGAACCAGCCGATCATGTTGTTACAAACGTTACGGTGCAAAACTTGGTACAGTTGTTAGGTGAAAATGCCCCTAGTGGTTACAAAAAACGCGTAGACAAATTACCCCAAGCTTCCGGTGCGTTTGTCGTGTACTTGGGTGTAGAAGAAAGTGCAATTCCTGCTGGATGTCCGCCACATCTGCAATTTATGTATAATGCTGATGGTCCGATTGGCGATAATAATTCGTTGTTTGTTTCGGTAAGTCGTCCTGGTGACGGTCGCGCCCCAGAAGGAAAAAGAACAATTATTGCTTCTTCGTTTGTCGATCCGTTACCATGGTGGCGCTGTCATGATTATGCGGCAATGAAAGCGAAGTATACGCAAGAGGCAATTTCTAAACTTGGTCAATTTTTCCATTTAACACCAGAAACGATTATTCACGTAGAAGCCGCAACGCCGCGCACTTTTGCTAGATACACAGCAAGAGATCAAGGTATTGTTGGCGGTATTGGTCAGAGGATACCGACTTTTGGTCCGTTTGGTTTTGCGAATCGGACGCCGATCGCGCATTTGTGGTTGGTTGGTGACTCAACGCATCCTGGGGAAGGAACTGCGGGTGTCAGTTACTCGGCGCTGACGGTTGTGAGGCAGATCGAGAGATCTTAA
- the fmdA gene encoding formamidase produces MPEVLFKVDLKKPFTEQDLVGHNRWHPDIPAVASVNPGSVFRIECKDWTDGQISNNDSPDDVRDVDLSMVHVLSGPIWVNGAEPGDILVVDLLDVGTLPDYEWGFTGIFARENGGGFLTEHFPAAQKAIWDIQGIYTRSRHIPDVRFAGIPHPGLIGCAPSAELLAQWNKREADLVATNPNRIPPLANLPNPKNAILGSLEGAEYDRVAQEAARTVPPREHGGNCDIKNLSKGSRIYFPVYVEGAKLSMGDIHFSQGDGEITFCGAIEMAGYLDLHVDLIKGGVAKYGLTNPIFKPGPVEPRYSEYLVFEGISVDEFSGEQYYLDAHVAYRRACLNAIEYFKKFGYTGEQIYLLLGSAPVEGRISGIVDIPNACCTIAIPTAIFERNVLPS; encoded by the coding sequence ATGCCAGAAGTTCTCTTCAAAGTTGACCTCAAGAAGCCATTTACAGAGCAAGACTTGGTAGGTCATAATCGCTGGCATCCTGATATTCCTGCTGTTGCTTCGGTAAATCCAGGATCTGTATTCCGGATAGAGTGCAAAGACTGGACTGATGGACAGATTAGCAACAACGATAGTCCCGACGATGTGCGTGATGTTGACTTGAGTATGGTTCATGTTTTGAGTGGACCAATTTGGGTGAATGGTGCAGAACCTGGAGATATTCTTGTCGTTGACTTGCTAGATGTGGGAACGCTACCCGATTACGAATGGGGTTTTACGGGAATCTTTGCGCGAGAAAATGGCGGTGGCTTCTTAACAGAACACTTTCCCGCTGCGCAAAAAGCAATTTGGGATATTCAAGGGATTTATACGCGATCGCGTCACATTCCTGACGTGAGATTTGCGGGAATTCCGCATCCTGGGTTAATCGGGTGCGCGCCTTCAGCGGAATTACTAGCCCAGTGGAATAAGCGCGAAGCTGATTTAGTCGCAACCAATCCGAACCGCATTCCACCTTTAGCAAATTTACCTAATCCTAAAAATGCGATTCTAGGTTCGCTCGAAGGTGCAGAATACGACCGAGTAGCCCAAGAAGCTGCAAGAACTGTACCACCCCGCGAACACGGTGGTAACTGTGACATCAAAAATTTATCAAAAGGTTCGCGAATTTATTTCCCTGTGTATGTTGAGGGTGCAAAACTCTCGATGGGAGATATTCACTTTTCGCAAGGTGATGGCGAAATTACCTTCTGTGGCGCGATTGAAATGGCGGGGTATCTCGATCTGCACGTCGATTTAATCAAAGGTGGGGTTGCCAAATACGGACTCACAAATCCTATTTTCAAACCAGGTCCAGTTGAGCCACGCTATTCTGAATATTTAGTGTTTGAAGGCATTTCTGTTGATGAATTTTCGGGCGAACAGTATTATTTAGATGCGCACGTTGCCTATCGCCGTGCTTGTTTGAATGCGATCGAGTATTTTAAAAAGTTCGGCTACACTGGCGAGCAAATTTATCTTCTTTTAGGTTCTGCACCCGTTGAAGGACGAATTAGTGGAATTGTTGATATTCCCAATGCTTGCTGTACGATCGCAATTCCTACCGCAATTTTTGAAAGAAATGTTTTGCCATCATAA
- a CDS encoding DUF6464 family protein, which translates to MLALLWIIAVGFIPPLLSVWIMRRTQKRMQAELRRAMTATNRIRARRYPVSLPPDSYYLEGVGYLIGDISCRFNARSRYIRCAVNPEGPCQGCRHYEQKEEV; encoded by the coding sequence GTGTTAGCGCTACTCTGGATTATTGCTGTAGGTTTCATCCCGCCTTTACTTTCAGTATGGATTATGCGCCGTACTCAAAAAAGAATGCAAGCTGAGTTGAGACGGGCGATGACAGCAACAAATCGGATAAGGGCTAGGCGCTATCCGGTTTCTTTACCTCCAGATAGCTATTACCTAGAAGGAGTTGGGTATCTCATTGGTGACATTAGTTGTAGATTTAATGCGAGATCGCGTTATATTCGCTGTGCTGTCAATCCTGAAGGTCCTTGTCAGGGATGTCGTCACTACGAGCAAAAAGAGGAAGTCTGA
- a CDS encoding FmdB family zinc ribbon protein: protein MPLYEFRCDTCGPFETWRSMAQASEPMLCPSCDTLAKRIYSVAGLIFTPSALSRRIEQSAEPKVKHRHSHTHSHHHNHHHGRPWMIGH from the coding sequence ATGCCGTTATACGAATTTCGTTGCGACACCTGTGGACCTTTTGAAACCTGGCGCAGTATGGCACAAGCTAGCGAACCGATGCTGTGTCCGAGTTGCGATACTTTAGCAAAAAGAATCTACTCTGTCGCCGGCTTAATTTTTACGCCTTCAGCTTTGAGTCGCCGGATTGAACAAAGTGCAGAACCGAAAGTCAAACACCGTCATTCGCACACGCACTCGCATCATCACAACCATCATCACGGACGACCTTGGATGATTGGGCATTAG